One genomic region from Heterodontus francisci isolate sHetFra1 chromosome 14, sHetFra1.hap1, whole genome shotgun sequence encodes:
- the bdnf gene encoding brain-derived neurotrophic factor isoform X1 produces MMANVLECFMSHQVRRVMTILFLAMVISYFGCLKAAPMKEAGGRGDGASLYPGLWPHGTLDGLAGGGRGDAASSRGLGALANTVEHVLEELLEVEPEARPSDGGGGGKEADLYSSRVMLSGQVPLEPPLLFLMEEYRNYLEAANMSARVRRHSDPSRRGELSVCDSISQWVTADKKKTAVDMSGQTVSVLEKILVQNGQLKQYFYETKCNPKGFTNEGCRGIDKKHWNSQCKTSQSYVRALTMDSRKKIGWRFIRIDTSCVCTLTFKRGR; encoded by the coding sequence TCCCACCAGGTGAGGAGAGTAATGACCATCCTGTTCCTTGCTATGGTTATCTCATACTTCGGTTGCCTGAAAGCTGCCCCAATGAAAGAAGCTGGAGGCCGAGGTGACGGCGCCTCTCTTTACCCCGGGCTCTGGCCCCACGGGACACTGGACGGCCTggctggaggaggaagaggagatgcCGCCTCTTCACGAGGACTAGGGGCGTTGGCCAACACGGTTGAGCATGTGCTGGAAGAACTCCTGGAGGTGGAGCCGGAGGCCCGGCCGAGtgacggaggaggaggaggcaaggaggcGGATTTGTACTCGTCCAGGGTGATGCTGAGCGGCCAAGTGCCTTTGGAGCCCCCTTTGCTCTTTCTGATGGAGGAGTACAGGAACTACTTGGAGGCGGCCAACATGTCAGCGAGGGTCAGGCGCCACTCAGACCCGTCCAGACGGGGAGAGCTCAGCGTCTGTGATAGTATTAGCCAGTGGGTGACTGCCGACAAGAAAAAGACAGCCGTGGACATGTCGGGCCAGACGGTCAGCGTCCTGGAGAAGATCCTCGTCCAGAATGGCCAACTCAAGCAGTACTTTTACGAGACCAAATGCAACCCCAAGGGTTTCACCAACGAAGGCTGCAGAGGGATAGACAAGAAGCATTGGAACTCCCAGTGCAAAACCAGCCAATCTTATGTGCGAGCCCTCACCATGGATAGTAGGAAAAAAATTGGGTGGAGATTTATAAGGATAGACACTTCTTGTGTATGTACATTGACCTTTAAGAGGGGAAGATAG
- the bdnf gene encoding brain-derived neurotrophic factor isoform X2, whose product MTILFLAMVISYFGCLKAAPMKEAGGRGDGASLYPGLWPHGTLDGLAGGGRGDAASSRGLGALANTVEHVLEELLEVEPEARPSDGGGGGKEADLYSSRVMLSGQVPLEPPLLFLMEEYRNYLEAANMSARVRRHSDPSRRGELSVCDSISQWVTADKKKTAVDMSGQTVSVLEKILVQNGQLKQYFYETKCNPKGFTNEGCRGIDKKHWNSQCKTSQSYVRALTMDSRKKIGWRFIRIDTSCVCTLTFKRGR is encoded by the coding sequence ATGACCATCCTGTTCCTTGCTATGGTTATCTCATACTTCGGTTGCCTGAAAGCTGCCCCAATGAAAGAAGCTGGAGGCCGAGGTGACGGCGCCTCTCTTTACCCCGGGCTCTGGCCCCACGGGACACTGGACGGCCTggctggaggaggaagaggagatgcCGCCTCTTCACGAGGACTAGGGGCGTTGGCCAACACGGTTGAGCATGTGCTGGAAGAACTCCTGGAGGTGGAGCCGGAGGCCCGGCCGAGtgacggaggaggaggaggcaaggaggcGGATTTGTACTCGTCCAGGGTGATGCTGAGCGGCCAAGTGCCTTTGGAGCCCCCTTTGCTCTTTCTGATGGAGGAGTACAGGAACTACTTGGAGGCGGCCAACATGTCAGCGAGGGTCAGGCGCCACTCAGACCCGTCCAGACGGGGAGAGCTCAGCGTCTGTGATAGTATTAGCCAGTGGGTGACTGCCGACAAGAAAAAGACAGCCGTGGACATGTCGGGCCAGACGGTCAGCGTCCTGGAGAAGATCCTCGTCCAGAATGGCCAACTCAAGCAGTACTTTTACGAGACCAAATGCAACCCCAAGGGTTTCACCAACGAAGGCTGCAGAGGGATAGACAAGAAGCATTGGAACTCCCAGTGCAAAACCAGCCAATCTTATGTGCGAGCCCTCACCATGGATAGTAGGAAAAAAATTGGGTGGAGATTTATAAGGATAGACACTTCTTGTGTATGTACATTGACCTTTAAGAGGGGAAGATAG